The following proteins are encoded in a genomic region of Oncorhynchus kisutch isolate 150728-3 linkage group LG6, Okis_V2, whole genome shotgun sequence:
- the LOC116374318 gene encoding uncharacterized protein LOC116374318 encodes MRHLSVGQKIMTETLRLPSFQVQAPGDWQTPDGDPGSEASTGGKVPIAGGDSSALSSSATPSLRRKRFKMRRMKNVQSESSVTPAVSAAAATMRSEVMSKGQGSHSFSGGMEYLQLPSIEITPSSEEDAATTWSNCSTPSASPRRKRFLLHRWLNVREKKDHYSESSRESSLHSSHEEDSARFLTPHSREERCSKLEFEMVCPLTKRRSTCPQQPPEGPEFLSSIELSLFFSLSSPDFDVLI; translated from the exons ATGAGACATTTGTCGGTGGGACAGAAGATCATGACCGAGACCCTCCGGCTCCCCTCCTTCCAGGTGCAGGCCCCGGGGGACTGGCAGACCCCGGATGGAGACCCAGGATCAGAAGCCTCCACCGGGGGAAAGGTACCCATTGCGGGTGGTGACTCTTCCGCCCTCTCCAGTTCTGCCACTCCGTCCCTCCGCCGCAAGCGCTTCAAGATGCGGCGCATGAAGAACGTGCAGAGCGAGAGCAGCGTGACCCCGGCTGTGTCTGCAGCGGCTGCCActatgaggtcagaggtcatgagTAAGGGCCAGGGATCGCACTCCTTCTCAGGGGGCATGGAGTACTTACAGCTGCCGTCCATCGAGATTACACCATCCAGTGAAGAGGACGCGGCAACCACCTGGTCCAACTGCTCCACACCCAGCGCTTCGCCGCGACGCAAGCGCTTCCTGCTGCACCGCTGGCTGAACGTGCGCGAGAAGAAAGATCACTACAGTGAGAGCAG CAGGGAGAGCAGCCTACACAGCAGCCACGAGGAGGACTCCGCTCGATTCTTGACCCCTCACAGTCGGGAGGAGAG GTGTAGTAAGCTTGAATTTGAAATGGTATGCCCTCTCACAAAAAGGCGTAGCACATGCCCCCAGCAGCCCCCTGAGGGGCCTGAGTTCCTGAGTTCCATTGAACTCAG CCTCTTCTTCAGCCTCTCCTCCCCTGACTTTGATGTGCTCATTTAG